Proteins co-encoded in one Streptomyces sp. JH34 genomic window:
- the ligD gene encoding non-homologous end-joining DNA ligase, with the protein MELDVDGRAVRLSNPDKVYFPEKGYTKKDVADYFQAVGPGILRALRERPTTLQRFVDGVEGEFFYQKRAPKNLPDWTPTARIEFPSGRHADEMCPTELGAVLWAANLGTLTFHPWPVRRADTDHPDELRIDLDPQPGTDYADAVRAAHELRSVLDDHGLRGWPKTSGGRGIHVFVPLVPEWTFTQVRRSAIAVGRELERRMPDRVTTAWWKEERGERIFVDYNQTARDRTIASAYSVRPFPHAPVSAPLRWEEIDDAEPRDFDLRTMPARYAEVGDLHADMDDHAFRLDRLLELARRDEHEHELGDLPYPPEYPKMPGEPKRVQPSRARHDHGDPA; encoded by the coding sequence ATGGAGCTGGACGTGGACGGACGGGCCGTAAGGCTGTCCAACCCGGACAAGGTGTACTTCCCGGAGAAGGGCTACACCAAGAAGGACGTGGCCGACTACTTCCAGGCCGTGGGACCGGGGATCCTCCGGGCCCTGCGTGAGCGGCCCACCACCCTCCAGCGCTTCGTCGACGGGGTCGAGGGCGAGTTCTTCTACCAGAAGCGGGCACCGAAGAACCTCCCCGACTGGACGCCCACCGCCAGGATCGAGTTCCCCAGCGGCCGGCACGCCGACGAGATGTGCCCCACCGAACTGGGAGCCGTCCTCTGGGCGGCGAACCTCGGCACCCTGACCTTCCACCCCTGGCCGGTGCGCAGGGCGGACACCGACCACCCGGACGAGCTGCGCATCGACCTCGACCCGCAGCCCGGCACCGATTACGCCGATGCGGTGAGGGCGGCCCACGAACTGCGTTCGGTCCTCGACGACCACGGGCTGCGCGGCTGGCCCAAGACCTCCGGCGGACGTGGCATCCACGTCTTCGTCCCACTCGTACCGGAGTGGACGTTCACCCAGGTCAGACGCTCGGCGATCGCGGTGGGCCGGGAACTGGAGCGCAGGATGCCCGACCGGGTGACGACCGCCTGGTGGAAGGAGGAACGGGGCGAGCGGATCTTCGTCGACTACAACCAGACGGCCCGCGACCGGACCATCGCCTCCGCCTACTCCGTACGCCCCTTCCCGCACGCCCCCGTCTCGGCACCGCTGCGCTGGGAGGAGATCGACGACGCCGAGCCCCGCGACTTCGACCTCCGGACCATGCCCGCGCGGTACGCGGAGGTCGGCGACCTGCACGCCGACATGGACGACCACGCCTTCCGGCTCGACCGGCTGCTGGAGCTGGCCAGGCGGGACGAGCACGAGCACGAGCTCGGCGACCTGCCCTATCCGCCCGAGTACCCGAAGATGCCGGGCGAGCCGAAACGGGTGCAGCCCAGCCGCGCCCGCCACGACCACGGCGACCCGGCATGA
- a CDS encoding ATP-dependent DNA ligase, giving the protein MDLPVMPPVKPMLAKSVSTIPPGMQYEAKWDGFRAIVHRDCDEVVIGSRTGKPLTRYFPEVVTAVLENLPRRCVIDGEIVLPYDGRLDFDRLSERIHPADSRVRMLAGRTPASFVAFDVLALDDRSLLATPQTERRRILEEALAGASAPVHLAPSTTDPALAREWFDRYEGAGLDGVVAKPLDLPYRPDARVMYKIKHERTADCVVAGYRFHKSGPVVGSLLLGLYDSGGALQHVGVCAAFSMKRRAELVEELDPLRIEPADHPWAAWADAAAHEGSRLPGAPSRWTGKKDLSWVALAPERVCEVAYDHMEGDRFRHTTQFRRWRPDRSPSGCTYAQLEEVVRYDLSEVLSAR; this is encoded by the coding sequence ATGGACCTGCCGGTGATGCCACCCGTGAAGCCGATGCTCGCCAAATCCGTGTCCACGATTCCCCCTGGGATGCAGTACGAGGCGAAGTGGGACGGGTTCCGGGCGATCGTGCACCGGGACTGCGACGAGGTGGTGATCGGCAGCCGGACGGGGAAGCCGCTGACCCGCTACTTCCCCGAGGTGGTCACCGCGGTGCTGGAGAACCTTCCCCGGCGCTGTGTGATCGACGGTGAGATCGTCCTGCCGTACGACGGCCGGCTCGACTTCGACCGGCTGAGCGAGCGCATCCATCCGGCGGACTCCCGGGTACGGATGCTGGCCGGGCGGACCCCGGCGAGCTTCGTCGCCTTCGACGTCCTCGCCCTGGACGACCGGTCCCTGCTCGCGACCCCGCAGACGGAACGGCGGAGGATCCTCGAGGAAGCGCTGGCGGGGGCCTCGGCCCCCGTCCATCTCGCCCCGTCCACCACGGACCCGGCCCTCGCACGGGAATGGTTCGACCGGTACGAGGGAGCGGGGCTCGACGGAGTGGTCGCCAAACCGCTCGATCTGCCGTACCGGCCGGACGCACGCGTCATGTACAAGATCAAGCACGAGCGGACCGCCGACTGCGTGGTGGCCGGTTACCGCTTCCACAAGAGCGGCCCCGTGGTGGGCTCGCTGCTGCTCGGTCTGTACGACTCCGGGGGTGCCCTGCAGCACGTGGGGGTGTGCGCCGCCTTCTCGATGAAGCGGCGGGCCGAACTCGTCGAGGAGCTGGACCCGTTGCGCATCGAGCCGGCGGACCACCCGTGGGCCGCCTGGGCGGACGCCGCGGCGCACGAGGGGTCACGGCTGCCGGGCGCGCCGAGCCGGTGGACGGGCAAGAAGGACCTGTCGTGGGTGGCCCTCGCGCCGGAGCGGGTCTGCGAGGTGGCGTACGACCACATGGAGGGTGACCGTTTCCGCCACACCACCCAGTTCCGCCGGTGGCGGCCGGACCGCAGTCCCTCCGGCTGTACCTACGCGCAGCTGGAGGAAGTGGTGCGCTACGACCTGTCCGAGGTGCTGAGCG